The DNA segment CATCCTCGATGGAGAAGCGGGAAGCATCGCTTTGACACACGGGATTTGTTACCGAGCTGCTCCTGACATTTTCTGAGCGCCGTCGTAAAATATACGCGGACACGTTCATACTATGGAAATGCGGGTGCCGCGCTATGCGCTGCCGcggaaataaaaatagagagcAACCAGCGAGAGAAAATGGAACTGTAGGGGAAAAGATGCGAACCGCCGCGGCGGTTATACGTTGAAACTGCATTCAAAAATTGAATCATTTTCGTGTGGGAAAGTAGTCTCGATGCGCGGAAAACCCTTTGGAAACGTTTAGTATCGATAAACGAGCatagatttaaaatattattcgtttcGTTGAACCGTGGCGCAAAAACCGATAGAAAAGTAACGCGTACAAACTGATCGCGAGCAGAAATTCCGTAATTTTGTTTCAGTGCAACGCGGCCGTCGGCGTGAAAGCGTTTTTCGACATGATGCACAGCGGACCGCACAAAGTGATGCTGTTTGGCGCAGCTTGCACGCACGTCACGGATCCCATCGCCAAAGCGTCCAAGCATTGGCGACTCACTCAGGTAAGCCCAACGACTTTTCAAACAGCATTCGCACCGGAAGTGCAACGTTCTTAAAAGCGTACGTTGTTTCTGTTGCAGCTTAGCTACGCGGACACGCATCCAATGTTCACCAGCAACAGCTTCCCGAATTTCTTTAGAGTGGTGCCATCCGAGAATGCGTTCAATGCCCCCCGTGTAGCGCTCTTGATACACTTCAATTGGACCAGAGTCGGTACGATTTACCAAAACGAGCCGAGGTACTCCCTAGTAAGTATTTCAAATTTCATGGAAACCTAATAAAACGCGGCACAAAATCAACGTAACGTCGAGTCGGTCGCCATCGTCGAAACCTTTTAAACTTGCCGCATTATGGTTTCTACGGAGCTCCTGTGGAAACTGGTCCACGGTACGATACTCTGTATGCAACAGCGTACAGTTTTGCTACGTAAACGTCCAACTTGGATCGTTAATaattgaaacggtcgattaccaAAAACATTAAGCGACCGTTTCATTTCCTGAACGCGCAGCATCGTACGAAGCAACTCGATGGACCATTCGTCTTCTTTTCCTATTCGGAATTGTTAGGTGCATCGTGTAATTCACCGCGATCGATTCCTTACCAAGGGCCATCTGGTAAATCGGAATATTACCGGTCCTCTGACCGATCCACCTTACCCCCAAGTACAATATTTCAACAACGCCTCCAGGACCCACGATCCGTTACTACATCCTCGAGGAAAGAGAGGGGTTTTTTCGACCGGTCTAAAGCCAACGAGCCCCATCATGTGTTTTATCTTTACAGGCTCACAATCGATTGGTCGCCGATTTAGACGACAGCAATATGGAGGTCGTGGAGACGCAGAGCTTTGCCACGGAGGTGACCACGGCCCTCGAAAAACTGAAGGAGAAGGACGTTAGGATAATTTTGGGGAATTTCAACGAGGTCTGGGCCAGACGGATATTCTGCGAAGCGTACAAGTGCGTAGACGAAATATGTGGTAGTTTCGCGGGTACCGCGACTCGTTGTAAACGATTAGCTCGAGGCAGTTGCGTTTACAGATTCGGTATGTTTGGACGCAAATATCAATGGGTGATCATGGGAACGTACGGGGAAGAATGGTGGCTTCGATCCGGCGGTGGTTGCGCTCCCACGGAGCTTTCCGAAGCTCTCCACGGTGCCATTCTGACGGACTTGCTCCCGTTGACGACGGAAGAACGGTACACCGTGTCCGGCATTGTAAGTAAAATTCGACCTTGGTTCGTAAAAACGAAAAAATCGATTTGTCCCGAGCTGGCTGACCAGAGAGAACAGGCGGAGGAGTTTGCCTCGATGGGACGCGACAGGAAACGTTCCAAGCGTATCGTTTAATTTTCCAGAGCTTAGGCAGACGCGCGGTCAGCCCTCGGTGTTATCGCGGTCGCGACGAATCGTCGGACAATCGTTAAAGTTTCCCTTTCGAATGTTTTACAGACGCCGGATCAATATCGGGTCGAGTACGACTCGAGACGGGGCACGGAGTATTCGAGATTCCACGGATACACGTACGATGGTATATGGGCGGTCGCTCTGGCGATACAACACGTGGCGCGCAGGATAAGACACTATCGTCGCAATCAGACCATATCGGATTTCAGATACAGAGACGCGCTCTGGGAGAAGCTTTTCCTCGAGGCCCTCAGGAATACAAGTTTCGAGGGAGTGACGGTGAGGAACGAGATAACGGTTTAATTGGATCGACCAAGGACGAAACGAGTATTTAGTTTCGAGTAATCCGAATCCTTTTTTGTTGTTTCGTTGCTTCCAAAGTGGTACGAACCAACGAACAACAAACGAATCGATAATGCAGTCGCGGCGAGCGTCGATAAATCAACGATTCGCGAGCAACTTCCTGATTCGAGGAACGCGTTAAAACAAATGGAACTTTACGCTCGAGCGCGACGATTAATGCGCAGCACCGTCGTATGTAAATCTCCGTTTATTTTTGCGTATTTCGAGCCTTCGTTCTGCTTttccgcctaaccgagacacgaaTCGAGATTCGATCGTGCGCGAAAATAAACGAGAATTCGCGGCCAAGCGGGATAATTAATCAACCAATGAAACCAAATAACGCGTAAGGAACGGGGCCGTTCGTTCCTATGATTCGTTGACGCTTTGTCGGTAATTTCGTGATTCGCGATACCCGATCGACGGAATTTTGGCGTCGAGGAGCGAATTTCTAGCAATTATTAGAAACTCGGAAATGTGAATCGAGTGTGCTTGATCTTTCAGGGGCCCGTACGTTTCTACGATAACGAACGAAAAGCGTACATTCTGTTGAAACAGTTTCAAAGTGAGTAACGCGAACCGGCACCCTCGCAAATACACGATATATCAACGGGTTTTGTTATTGCAGGCGGTAGCGAAGTTAAGGTGGGAGAATTCGATGGCGTGACCGGTGTATTGGACCTGACCAGGGGTCAACCTATGGTCTGGAGAGGACGGTCGCCGCCGAAAGATCGAACGCTTCATATCATCGAGCACTCGACTGTAAATATTACAATTTATGCGGTGCTAACTTCCGCGGCCAGCGTGGGTATCGTCATGGCGGTCATTTTTCTCGCCATCAATATTAAGTACAGAAATCAAAGGTAATTAATCGAGAAAGAATTATCCCAATTCAGGTTCACAGAATCGATAGCGTCGCGAGTTTCCTGTCGGTTCGTTTCAAAAAGGAACGGCCACGAAACCGAGGTACACACAGATGCACGTAATATACATATACTTTTGGCTTAAGAAACTATCATACTGTCGGGGGCCGTAAGATGGAAGCAAGGTGGCGGGGGTGGTGTACCTATTTGGGCTGTTAATGCGTTCGAAGAGAGCGCAACGATAAGAGAAAAATCGTTGATCGCGCGCGCGCTCGTCCTTTTTACTCGTGCGTCGGTATATTGTAATCTTTTCCTCACGATCGATCATCTTCAACATTTCAGATATATAAAAATGTCATCGCCGCATTTAAACAACCTCATTATCGTCGGATGCATGCTGACCTACAGCAGTGTAATTTTCCTTGGGTTAGATTCGCAGCTGTCCAGCGTAACGGCATTTCCGTATATTTGCACCGCAAGAGCATGGCTACTGATGGCTGGTTTCTCGTTGGCCTTTGGTTCCATGTTCTCCAAAACATGGCGAGTACATTCCATCTTCACCGACGTAAAGCTCAATAAAAAGGTGAGTCGTGTTTGCCGGCTATCGCGCGGGGGACCTTGGCTTACCAAATTACGATCCTAATGTACGCGTATACGTACGTCTCTCGCCGTTTAGGTCATAAAGGATTACCAGTTGTTTATGGTGGTCGGTGTATTGTTGTTTATCGATTTGGGGATTATGACGACGTGGCAGGTGGCGGATCCGTTCTACAGGGAAACCAAACAAATGGAACCCTACGTGAGTAACGATCTCCCTTAAAAGTACATTCGGTCGAAGAAACAACCTGCCAGTCGAGAAGATGCGCGCGTTAAAGAATAACCCGCATTACGTTTTCGTAAAGAAAATTACGTACATACCTTGAAAATTGCACGTTTTACGTGCACACGTACGATCTACATACATATGTATCGGACGACTCTTTCTTCTTTCAGCCCCATCCTTCCAGCGAGGATATTATAATAATACCGGAAAACGAGTACTGTCAGAGTAATCGGATGACCGTCTATTTAGGGTGTATATACGCGTACAAAGGACTGTTGATGGTGCGTAGTCTGAAGAGTATGGACAGATAGGAGGAAAGCGTGAGAGAAACTTTTCCGGGTTACAGATATTCGGCGCTTTTTTGGCATGGGAAACGAGACACGTCAGTATTCCGGCGCTAAACGACAGCAAATACGTCGGAATGAGCGTGTATAACGTCGTGATTATGTGCGTCACCGGAGCAGCTATAAGCTTCGTGTTGGCCGACAAACAAGACGCCATGTTCATAATGTTGGCGGTATTCATAATATTCTGCAGCACGGGCACGCTGTGCCTGGTTTTCGTACCGAAGGTACTTTAACGCGTAAATTCTTTATACCTAGTGGTTCGCGGTACCTTAACAGAGCTTCTTTTCGATTTTCGATGGCAGCTGATAGAACTGCGAAGAAATCCTCAAGGAGCGATAGACAAACGAATCAGAGCTACTCTAAGGCCGATGTCGAAGACGCGGAGGGACTCGAGCATGAGCGAATTGGAAGAACGTCTGAAAGAGGCTACGCTAGCGAATCAAAAGTTTCGTAAGCAGCTGTTGGAGAAAGATTCGGAACTTCGGGTGAGCGAAACGAATTGATTTCCCGATCGTTGTtacggtgggggggggggggggaggggggagcaGCAGGGCGCGCGACAGAAAACGAAACAAACGACTTTTCCGATCGCAGATGTTCGTAAGGAGGCTCGACGATCAAACTGCGTCGAACACGCAAGAAGCGATGGACAGATTGACGGTCCCGAGGCAAGACGCGACGATAAAGAAAGAGGGTAACGATCGCGCTATAGCTAAATGGTATATCAGACTATCGAGATGAATATTTTCGCCGTTGTATCGCAGGTCTGTCCGTGAATACGGAGACAACCGATATCTCGATGTCGATGTGCAGCCTCAACTCGACGACGATTTCTCAACCGGAGGGCGATTACGCGAACCTCGATCAACAATCCGCAAAGTGCGTAGAAATCGATCGCGCGACTACGGGAAACGAAAGTTGACAGTTTTTAAGCAGTCGGCCTGCTTCTCAGGAAGAAGACGTCCTTCTCGAAAGTTCCGGCGATCGCCATCGACGGTGAGCGGGTGCCCCTGGTGCCGCAGGTAGACGCCGTTAAAGGAGACACCTCAAAGACATCCGACGATAGCGCGCCACCCTCGGCTTTCAAACACTCGGCAGACGAGCCGACGCGTAGAAGAAGCCGCTCCGGGAAAGAAAGCGAACCTCTTATCGAGAGGAGCCCGGAACCGCGTCTGGACGGCAAAA comes from the Colletes latitarsis isolate SP2378_abdomen chromosome 7, iyColLati1, whole genome shotgun sequence genome and includes:
- the Gaba-b-r2 gene encoding gamma-aminobutyric acid type B receptor subunit 2, with protein sequence MAAVVPRKFRQRCWHRLLAAAYLCASILWLDGILSCDGQKPINLGGAKRRDVYIAGFFPYGNHVPESHVGRGVMPSVKLAVDHINEDPSVLRNYRLHMWWNDTECNAAVGVKAFFDMMHSGPHKVMLFGAACTHVTDPIAKASKHWRLTQLSYADTHPMFTSNSFPNFFRVVPSENAFNAPRVALLIHFNWTRVGTIYQNEPRYSLAHNRLVADLDDSNMEVVETQSFATEVTTALEKLKEKDVRIILGNFNEVWARRIFCEAYKFGMFGRKYQWVIMGTYGEEWWLRSGGGCAPTELSEALHGAILTDLLPLTTEERYTVSGITPDQYRVEYDSRRGTEYSRFHGYTYDGIWAVALAIQHVARRIRHYRRNQTISDFRYRDALWEKLFLEALRNTSFEGVTGPVRFYDNERKAYILLKQFQSGSEVKVGEFDGVTGVLDLTRGQPMVWRGRSPPKDRTLHIIEHSTVNITIYAVLTSAASVGIVMAVIFLAINIKYRNQRYIKMSSPHLNNLIIVGCMLTYSSVIFLGLDSQLSSVTAFPYICTARAWLLMAGFSLAFGSMFSKTWRVHSIFTDVKLNKKVIKDYQLFMVVGVLLFIDLGIMTTWQVADPFYRETKQMEPYPHPSSEDIIIIPENEYCQSNRMTVYLGCIYAYKGLLMIFGAFLAWETRHVSIPALNDSKYVGMSVYNVVIMCVTGAAISFVLADKQDAMFIMLAVFIIFCSTGTLCLVFVPKLIELRRNPQGAIDKRIRATLRPMSKTRRDSSMSELEERLKEATLANQKFRKQLLEKDSELRMFVRRLDDQTASNTQEAMDRLTVPRQDATIKKEGLSVNTETTDISMSMCSLNSTTISQPEGDYANLDQQSAKKKTSFSKVPAIAIDGERVPLVPQVDAVKGDTSKTSDDSAPPSAFKHSADEPTRRRSRSGKESEPLIERSPEPRLDGKTNVEFVPEIVEEGDAVILEETEIPRHGKPVRCRDDRRSRLPTPLPAKNVSFGELHEQNYLEQAILPPPSQFVAKHRHSGSTIASSHQSLKRRSSVKNNGMAHSHHELFQTRRTSVPVNSISYISTENVSKSERTEVSVGSLDKSYVIGECGHRRAVMPGAGTGTGYRCEKHGGRGGHSRATYNGSAETPPAPRRQRKHYDSQNASSPSVPAVVSASYSDTEKCDESVSTIIQRSVSERSRETCPRLRSEHNAASECPHRAARRIRECRHTEPKLRQQARLEYVQSTPNVATIHNNKFASANPRGGGGDGGVEERGAPGERGAGVAGTRSGARVAGSVTSSSDVVGGSAINVSKMYSAVSDGELLDVTILPIFQKLLTERHKSSSRGGYGASVASCPNISIKCDIVEYL